One genomic region from Aliarcobacter cryaerophilus ATCC 43158 encodes:
- a CDS encoding DsbA family protein codes for MNKLTKLLVLSSIASASLFANDNLVIDFEKKRLSQNPNVKASNIKIFYKKELEIKGWYGYILDFDAIIQDKNMKVKDTLFSDGKVVATDLFDITTSKSLKSTIVPSITDKYYQKSKLIAGSEKAKDKIVVFSDPLCPFCAQYVPEVIEFVNKNSDNIALYYYAFPLTHIHPASTTLSKLIDIAKTKLGQEVVLKAYKIDWSKHFEPSTTDEKTILEAFNKELQTNIKIQDLNKKDIISNLEKEISFGDNLLVGGTPTIYVNGEIDPTKELYKSLIKK; via the coding sequence ATGAACAAACTTACAAAACTATTAGTTTTAAGCTCAATAGCAAGTGCATCTTTATTTGCAAATGACAATTTAGTAATTGATTTTGAGAAAAAAAGATTATCACAAAATCCAAATGTTAAAGCGAGTAATATAAAGATTTTTTATAAAAAAGAGCTTGAAATAAAAGGTTGGTATGGTTATATTTTGGATTTTGATGCCATAATTCAAGATAAAAATATGAAAGTTAAAGATACTTTATTTAGTGATGGAAAAGTTGTAGCAACAGATTTATTTGATATAACAACATCAAAATCACTTAAATCTACTATTGTTCCAAGTATAACAGATAAATACTACCAAAAATCAAAACTAATAGCTGGAAGTGAAAAAGCAAAAGATAAAATTGTTGTTTTTTCAGATCCTCTTTGCCCATTTTGTGCACAATATGTTCCAGAAGTTATTGAATTCGTAAATAAAAATAGTGATAATATTGCACTTTATTACTATGCTTTTCCTCTAACTCATATACATCCAGCATCTACAACTTTATCTAAATTGATTGATATAGCAAAAACGAAATTAGGACAAGAAGTTGTTTTAAAAGCATATAAAATTGACTGGTCAAAACATTTTGAACCATCAACAACAGATGAAAAAACTATTTTAGAAGCATTCAACAAAGAGTTACAAACAAATATTAAAATTCAAGATTTAAATAAAAAAGATATTATTAGTAATCTTGAAAAAGAGATATCATTTGGTGATAATCTTTTAGTTGGTGGAACTCCAACTATATATGTTAATGGTGAGATTGACCCAACTAAAGAGTTATATAAATCTTTAATTAAAAAATAA
- the hemC gene encoding hydroxymethylbilane synthase: protein MDKLVIATRRSQLALWQSEYIKAELLKHYPNMEVELQEFVTKGDKILDVPLAKIGGKGLFTKELEVAMLEGSAHLAVHSLKDVPTQFEDGLVLAAVSKRFNPQDALLSNKYKSIEELPKGAVVGTTSLRRRMAIKMLRPDIELKDLRGNINTRIAKLNAGEYDAIILAATGIEKLNLQNEVKYFSPISTDVMIPSMGQATLGIETTNDPKIIEIVKVLNDKDAQIESTIERGFVDALQGGCQVPIGVKATIQDEKSVKISAIVGLPDGTEYIKDEKIVDINSFENAGREFANEFIKKGAVELLKRAETMAFK from the coding sequence ATGGATAAACTTGTAATTGCAACCAGAAGAAGCCAACTAGCACTTTGGCAAAGTGAGTATATAAAAGCAGAGCTTTTAAAACACTATCCAAATATGGAAGTTGAGCTTCAAGAATTTGTTACAAAAGGAGACAAGATTCTAGATGTTCCTTTGGCAAAGATTGGAGGAAAAGGTCTTTTTACAAAAGAGCTTGAAGTTGCAATGCTTGAAGGAAGTGCTCATTTAGCTGTTCACTCTTTAAAAGATGTGCCAACACAGTTTGAAGATGGACTTGTTCTTGCTGCTGTTTCAAAAAGATTTAATCCTCAAGATGCACTTTTAAGTAACAAATACAAATCAATTGAAGAGTTACCAAAAGGTGCAGTTGTTGGAACTACAAGTTTAAGAAGAAGAATGGCTATTAAGATGTTAAGACCTGATATTGAACTTAAAGATTTAAGAGGAAATATCAATACAAGAATAGCAAAACTAAATGCTGGTGAGTATGATGCAATAATTCTTGCAGCAACTGGAATTGAGAAATTAAATCTTCAAAATGAAGTAAAATATTTTTCACCAATTTCAACAGATGTTATGATTCCATCTATGGGGCAAGCAACTTTAGGAATTGAAACAACAAATGATCCAAAAATTATTGAGATAGTTAAAGTTTTAAATGACAAAGATGCTCAAATTGAATCAACAATTGAAAGAGGTTTTGTTGATGCTCTACAAGGTGGTTGTCAAGTCCCAATTGGTGTAAAAGCTACAATACAAGATGAAAAATCTGTAAAAATATCTGCAATAGTTGGGCTTCCGGATGGAACAGAATATATAAAAGATGAAAAAATTGTAGACATAAATAGTTTTGAAAATGCTGGAAGAGAGTTTGCAAATGAGTTTATAAAAAAAGGTGCTGTTGAGCTTCTAAAAAGAGCTGAAACTATGGCTTTTAAATAG
- a CDS encoding hydrolase has product MRINLEETLFCLVDVQEKLFPHIGNKDELERTLPILVKGMKTLDIPIIVNEQYKKGIGETIPVLKELVSEYTAYEKTTFSGCQSDEILNAFKKSGKNNIVVAGIETHVCVLQTCIDLLENGFNVILVTNCCGSRTKLDHKIAIKRLVQAGVVPTTYESILFELTLDAKNPNFKAISSLIK; this is encoded by the coding sequence ATGAGAATAAATTTAGAAGAGACACTCTTTTGTTTAGTTGATGTTCAAGAAAAACTTTTTCCGCATATTGGAAATAAAGATGAGTTAGAGAGAACTCTTCCAATACTTGTAAAAGGTATGAAAACTTTAGATATTCCTATTATTGTAAATGAGCAGTATAAAAAAGGGATAGGTGAAACAATTCCTGTTTTAAAAGAGTTGGTTTCTGAATATACAGCTTATGAAAAAACTACATTTTCAGGATGCCAGTCAGATGAAATTTTAAATGCCTTTAAAAAATCTGGTAAAAATAATATCGTTGTTGCTGGAATAGAGACTCATGTTTGTGTTCTTCAAACTTGCATAGATTTACTTGAAAATGGTTTTAATGTAATTTTAGTAACAAACTGTTGTGGAAGTAGAACAAAGCTAGACCATAAAATTGCTATAAAAAGACTAGTTCAAGCAGGAGTAGTTCCTACAACTTATGAGTCGATTTTATTTGAATTAACTTTAGATGCAAAAAATCCAAACTTCAAAGCAATATCTTCACTTATAAAATAG
- a CDS encoding PD-(D/E)XK nuclease family protein produces the protein MLSKKKLLIFPTQRAIRNYLETKKSLNTLLPTCLTIDDFLKKSIYFENKIYCDEEQRILLLSEAIKDIDIKKLGISSSFTKFLTQSEYIYRFFLEISSEGIDINDIKTKDTYEFYKEHLEILGEILKNYKELLDKNLFVDRLNLKDNYKINLDYLELFEDITIYFEGYFTKQEFEIIIKISQAKDLKINFFSNIYNQKSLQVFKNIDFELKINHKYMINLSRKEIINELLSEEVNRNIEIKGFSSRLNQISYIKSSIANCVNLGINPNKIAVILPDESFAATLELFDKENYFNFSMGKSILNKNIYQKANGIYNFILENEQKNIENLKFLDLDFEFIEKEIKHFWNKPCKKEKFIQITDFLKNNEQNIDLLEKYDEMIYKLNFVLFSQNFDLRLKDIYKIFLQKLAKISLDDAHSGKITVMGLLETRLIDFDAIIICDFNNSFIPKISLKDKFLSTKVKYLANLPTKIDRENLQKYYYKRLIDSSKNIFISYVESKEEDISKFAYELFRDIKISSNDNEYKDILYNSRKLEYKDEEILLSIDLTKQSWSASGLKMFLECKRKWYLNYILKLKEHTLSKLPKSFELGNIVHSILEEYYKNENSNIDEIFLKYKSDNPFLILDLEIFKHNIKKLLDDDKNRLKTRQIVDIEKKFSISFNGFELIGVIDRVDKFEDSYELIDYKTSRSLKIDTINTYNKSCDFQLEFYFLAIKNLYESANIKAFYYDIFENSLKQEVVLNEKLELLRTIFDDLKIHSKDKINFCKTEDKTICTYCFYKTICNRD, from the coding sequence ATGCTAAGTAAAAAAAAACTCCTAATTTTTCCTACGCAAAGAGCAATTAGAAACTATTTAGAGACAAAAAAGTCTCTAAATACTCTTTTGCCAACTTGCCTTACAATTGATGATTTTTTAAAAAAATCTATATACTTTGAAAATAAAATTTATTGTGATGAAGAGCAAAGAATACTTCTTTTAAGTGAAGCTATAAAAGATATTGACATTAAAAAACTAGGAATTAGTTCTAGTTTTACTAAATTTTTGACTCAAAGCGAATATATATATAGATTTTTTTTAGAAATATCAAGTGAAGGTATTGATATAAATGATATTAAAACAAAAGATACTTATGAGTTTTATAAAGAGCATTTGGAAATATTAGGTGAAATTTTAAAAAATTATAAAGAACTTTTGGATAAGAATTTATTTGTTGATAGATTAAATTTAAAAGATAATTATAAGATAAATCTAGATTATTTAGAACTTTTTGAAGACATTACAATATATTTTGAAGGGTATTTTACAAAACAAGAGTTTGAAATTATTATAAAAATTTCTCAAGCTAAAGATTTAAAAATAAACTTTTTTTCAAATATTTATAATCAAAAATCTCTTCAAGTATTTAAAAATATTGATTTTGAGTTAAAGATTAATCATAAATATATGATTAATCTTTCTCGAAAAGAGATAATAAATGAACTATTATCGGAAGAAGTTAATAGAAACATCGAAATTAAAGGTTTCTCTTCAAGATTAAATCAAATTTCATATATAAAATCATCAATAGCTAATTGTGTTAATTTAGGTATAAATCCAAATAAAATTGCAGTAATATTACCTGATGAGAGTTTTGCTGCAACTTTAGAGCTTTTTGACAAAGAAAACTATTTTAACTTTTCTATGGGAAAGAGTATTTTAAATAAAAATATATATCAAAAAGCAAATGGGATATATAATTTTATATTAGAAAATGAGCAAAAAAATATAGAAAATCTAAAGTTCTTGGATTTGGATTTTGAATTTATAGAAAAAGAGATTAAACATTTTTGGAATAAACCTTGTAAAAAAGAGAAATTTATACAAATAACAGATTTTTTGAAAAATAATGAGCAAAATATTGATCTTTTGGAAAAATATGATGAGATGATATATAAGTTAAATTTTGTACTTTTTTCACAAAATTTTGATTTGAGACTAAAAGATATTTATAAAATTTTTCTTCAAAAATTAGCAAAAATATCTTTAGATGATGCACATTCTGGAAAAATAACAGTTATGGGACTTCTCGAAACAAGACTTATAGATTTTGATGCTATTATTATTTGTGATTTTAATAACTCTTTTATTCCAAAAATTTCATTAAAAGATAAGTTTTTATCTACTAAAGTAAAATATTTAGCAAATTTACCAACAAAAATTGATAGAGAGAATCTTCAAAAATACTATTATAAAAGATTGATTGATTCTTCAAAAAATATATTTATCTCTTATGTTGAATCTAAAGAAGAGGATATTTCTAAGTTTGCTTATGAGTTGTTTAGAGATATAAAAATTTCATCAAATGATAATGAATACAAAGATATTTTATATAATAGTAGAAAGCTTGAATATAAAGATGAAGAGATTTTGTTAAGTATTGATTTAACAAAGCAGTCTTGGTCAGCAAGTGGATTAAAAATGTTTTTAGAGTGCAAAAGAAAGTGGTACTTAAACTATATTTTAAAGCTAAAAGAACATACACTTTCAAAGCTTCCAAAGAGTTTTGAACTGGGTAATATAGTTCATAGTATTCTTGAAGAGTATTATAAAAATGAAAATTCAAATATAGATGAGATTTTTTTAAAGTACAAAAGTGATAACCCTTTTTTAATTCTTGATTTAGAGATTTTTAAACATAATATTAAAAAGCTTCTTGATGATGATAAAAATAGATTGAAAACTAGGCAAATAGTTGATATTGAAAAGAAATTTTCTATAAGTTTTAATGGATTTGAATTAATTGGAGTTATAGATAGAGTTGATAAATTTGAAGATAGTTATGAACTAATAGATTATAAAACTTCTAGAAGTTTAAAAATTGATACTATTAATACTTATAACAAATCATGTGATTTTCAACTAGAATTTTATTTCTTAGCAATAAAAAATTTGTATGAATCTGCAAATATAAAAGCTTTTTATTATGATATCTTTGAAAATTCTTTGAAGCAAGAAGTTGTTTTAAATGAAAAATTAGAACTCTTAAGAACAATTTTTGATGATTTAAAAATTCACAGTAAAGATAAGATTAATTTTTGTAAAACAGAAGATAAAACTATTTGTACTTATTGTTTTTATAAAACTATTTGTAATAGAGATTAG